The proteins below come from a single Anaerolineales bacterium genomic window:
- a CDS encoding GNAT family N-acetyltransferase, translated as MHFRFHDHAEAFLASAGEALGRAEALNNLMIGLALRIHEQGGQMKHKPYMATVTEGDSLTAAIMTPPFNVTLYSDAPDPVPAMVRIADDLHANGWEVSGVSGRPPLAERFGGLWREQTGITPRKGLEMGIYELRVVTPPPNAPAGRLAVATPSDIDLVTEWAVGFERDALHQAEPNRTELRQMCERRLAGGDIYLWHVEGDAAPVSMAAQGRKTFSGVVVNFVFTPPELRGKGYASAAVAALSQHFLDNGHAFCALFTDMANPTSNSIYQKIGYRYIGAFEEWLFKVEGH; from the coding sequence ATGCATTTCCGTTTTCATGATCATGCCGAAGCCTTCCTTGCCAGCGCGGGAGAGGCGCTTGGACGTGCCGAAGCGTTAAACAACCTGATGATCGGCTTGGCGCTGCGCATCCATGAGCAGGGCGGGCAGATGAAACATAAGCCCTATATGGCGACAGTGACCGAGGGTGATTCCCTCACAGCGGCGATTATGACTCCCCCCTTCAATGTGACTCTTTACTCCGATGCTCCCGATCCTGTACCAGCCATGGTCAGGATCGCTGACGATCTGCACGCCAACGGATGGGAGGTTAGCGGAGTCTCTGGGCGTCCGCCGTTGGCAGAGCGATTCGGCGGGTTGTGGCGTGAGCAGACGGGCATCACCCCTCGGAAGGGGCTTGAGATGGGAATTTACGAACTGCGCGTGGTGACGCCTCCACCAAACGCCCCCGCAGGACGGCTTGCGGTGGCAACACCGTCTGATATCGACCTAGTGACCGAGTGGGCGGTAGGGTTTGAACGCGACGCTCTTCATCAGGCTGAACCAAACCGTACCGAACTGCGCCAGATGTGCGAACGACGGCTGGCAGGCGGGGATATTTACCTGTGGCATGTAGAGGGCGATGCCGCGCCGGTCTCGATGGCGGCACAAGGACGAAAGACGTTCAGTGGTGTCGTTGTGAATTTCGTCTTCACCCCGCCCGAACTGCGCGGCAAGGGATACGCTTCGGCGGCGGTGGCAGCCCTTAGCCAGCACTTTTTGGACAATGGACATGCCTTCTGTGCCTTGTTCACGGATATGGCGAATCCCACCTCGAACAGCATCTACCAGAAAATCGGCTACCGCTACATTGGGGCATTTGAGGAATGGCTGTTTAAGGTGGAGGGGCATTAG
- a CDS encoding sugar ABC transporter permease yields the protein MTTSTLSAPTRDDGLRLNKDAQEALTGLGFVAPALLVVIFFVFIPMIFAFVVSFTNWTGLTPPNEAQGVGLANYEKLLIKDSPEREAFGKALKNTAYYALGVVPAQTALSLLLAVIVNQRFLKMRGFFRTAFYFPSITSAVVIGTVFLWLFNREGIINKLLVGLSGGSYRPITWLNDLNGVFHNIFRVFGVTARTAPDWLTKSDFFGQSLWNWLSGPSVTMLAIMLLAIWTTSGTLMLIFLAALQDVPAPLYEAASVDGATRWQQFRKITLPMLRPATFFVITLGLIGTFQVFDQIFVISKGAPAGTTTTIAYLAYSTSRGEASLSAATAFVLFVIIVIFTLIQRRLMGKAN from the coding sequence ATGACGACGAGTACCTTATCCGCTCCCACAAGGGATGATGGGTTACGGCTGAACAAAGACGCGCAAGAGGCGCTCACTGGTTTGGGGTTTGTTGCCCCGGCGCTGCTTGTGGTGATTTTCTTTGTCTTTATCCCGATGATTTTCGCGTTTGTGGTCAGTTTTACCAACTGGACGGGCTTAACCCCGCCTAACGAGGCACAAGGCGTAGGGCTGGCAAATTACGAAAAACTGCTCATTAAAGATTCGCCAGAACGGGAGGCGTTTGGGAAAGCGCTGAAGAACACCGCCTACTACGCCCTAGGGGTTGTCCCCGCGCAAACAGCACTCTCACTGCTGCTGGCAGTCATTGTTAATCAGCGCTTTCTCAAAATGCGGGGGTTTTTCCGCACCGCCTTCTATTTCCCATCAATTACTTCCGCTGTCGTTATTGGGACAGTTTTCCTGTGGCTTTTTAATCGGGAGGGCATCATCAACAAATTGTTGGTGGGTCTCAGCGGGGGAAGTTATCGACCGATCACATGGCTGAACGACCTCAACGGGGTCTTTCACAATATTTTTCGTGTGTTTGGGGTCACGGCACGTACTGCCCCAGACTGGCTGACGAAATCTGATTTCTTCGGTCAATCGCTTTGGAATTGGTTGAGCGGTCCCAGTGTGACGATGTTGGCGATTATGCTGCTTGCCATTTGGACAACAAGCGGCACGCTCATGCTGATTTTCCTCGCCGCCCTCCAAGATGTTCCCGCCCCCTTGTATGAGGCGGCGAGTGTAGACGGGGCAACACGCTGGCAGCAGTTCCGCAAGATCACGCTCCCCATGCTGCGCCCCGCAACATTTTTTGTGATCACCCTTGGCTTGATCGGGACCTTCCAAGTCTTTGATCAAATTTTTGTGATCTCCAAAGGCGCACCAGCGGGAACAACGACGACAATTGCTTACCTTGCCTATTCCACTTCACGGGGGGAAGCCTCTCTGAGCGCAGCAACAGCCTTTGTCTTGTTTGTAATCATTGTCATCTTCACCCTCATCCAACGGCGTCTGATGGGAAAAGCGAACTAA
- a CDS encoding Dam family site-specific DNA-(adenine-N6)-methyltransferase — protein MKKAHSPTPLTPPLKWAGGKRWLLPHLRRLWVSNEHRRLVELFCGGLAVTLGLLPERALLNDINPYLVNFYQHLQKGLAITISMENKADAYYQGRDRFNMLIRQGETHGPEAAQLFYYLNRTGYNGLCRFNQRGEFNVPFGKYKTIKYTTDFSHYQQPLSAWQLQTSNFEAVRLDRMDFVYADPPYDVEFVSYAKEGFTWKQQVALADWLVEHKGPVVLSNQATDRIIDLYKKRGFQLVFLMSPRRISSSGDRTPAREVLAIRGLEIDREAFQEAGSDHPKQISLL, from the coding sequence GTGAAAAAAGCACATTCGCCAACACCATTGACGCCGCCGCTGAAGTGGGCGGGGGGAAAGCGCTGGCTGCTGCCTCATTTGAGGAGATTATGGGTATCAAACGAACATAGGCGACTGGTTGAGTTGTTTTGTGGCGGCTTAGCCGTGACTCTGGGGCTGCTTCCTGAACGCGCCCTATTGAACGACATCAATCCCTATCTCGTCAACTTTTACCAGCACCTTCAAAAGGGGTTGGCAATCACCATCTCGATGGAAAACAAGGCGGATGCCTACTATCAGGGGCGGGACCGCTTCAATATGCTGATCCGGCAGGGTGAAACGCACGGTCCAGAGGCGGCGCAGCTCTTTTATTACCTCAACCGAACTGGCTACAACGGACTGTGCCGATTTAACCAGCGCGGTGAATTCAATGTACCGTTTGGGAAATACAAAACGATCAAGTACACAACGGATTTTTCTCATTACCAGCAGCCGCTTTCCGCATGGCAGCTTCAGACCAGCAATTTTGAGGCTGTCAGGCTAGACCGCATGGATTTTGTCTATGCCGACCCGCCTTATGACGTGGAATTTGTGAGTTACGCCAAAGAAGGCTTTACCTGGAAACAGCAAGTGGCATTGGCGGATTGGCTTGTGGAGCATAAAGGGCCTGTTGTTCTCTCGAACCAAGCGACGGATCGAATCATTGATCTCTATAAAAAGCGCGGGTTCCAGCTTGTTTTCCTCATGTCGCCGCGCCGCATCAGTTCCAGCGGAGACCGCACCCCTGCCCGCGAAGTCTTAGCCATTCGTGGGTTAGAGATTGATCGTGAGGCGTTCCAAGAGGCGGGTTCAGATCATCCTAAGCAAATTTCACTACTTTGA
- a CDS encoding response regulator has translation MGGRILVVEDNPDNRILITDVLTSLEYEVLLAVDGQEGVDKAIAEKPNLILMDLSLPHKDGWTATREIKALPDLKHIPIIALTAHAMVGDRERALEAGCNDYVSKPIDLRELADKLSQYLE, from the coding sequence ATGGGTGGTCGCATTCTTGTCGTAGAAGACAATCCCGACAACCGTATTTTGATCACGGATGTTTTGACCTCGCTGGAGTATGAGGTTCTTTTGGCAGTGGATGGACAGGAAGGGGTGGATAAGGCGATTGCCGAAAAACCCAACTTGATTTTGATGGATTTATCGCTTCCGCATAAGGACGGTTGGACGGCAACCCGTGAGATTAAGGCACTGCCTGATCTGAAGCACATCCCGATTATTGCGCTGACGGCACATGCGATGGTGGGAGATCGTGAGCGGGCGCTAGAGGCGGGTTGTAATGATTATGTCTCGAAGCCGATTGACCTTAGGGAATTGGCAGACAAACTCTCGCAATATTTGGAGTAG
- a CDS encoding VWA domain-containing protein has product MTYSAVATSTTPVLIIYLLDISGSMSQMLGDKRRVEIVSDALQEIATEMVARSTKGEIVAPRYRLAIYAYESQVHDILGGIKTIDQFVRDGVPEFAPRGSTNSAAAFLAAEQLLLQELPYMSTHPAPLICHMTDGEYQGDDPTPIVQRIMGLGTNDGNVLVENIFISDKILKTPVDDAFTWAGVTSEADLASDYARALLRMSSPLPDSYRGEMQEFGYTLNSAAPMMFPAQTKDLIRMAFTMSGATPVA; this is encoded by the coding sequence ATGACCTATTCTGCGGTGGCGACCTCAACAACGCCAGTGTTAATCATCTACCTTCTGGACATCAGCGGCTCTATGAGCCAAATGTTGGGCGATAAACGCCGCGTTGAGATTGTCTCGGACGCCCTTCAGGAAATCGCCACAGAGATGGTCGCCCGCTCAACAAAAGGGGAGATTGTGGCACCCCGCTATCGCTTGGCGATCTATGCCTACGAATCGCAAGTTCATGACATTCTCGGCGGGATCAAAACCATTGATCAATTCGTCCGTGACGGCGTTCCCGAATTTGCCCCGCGTGGCAGCACAAACTCCGCCGCAGCTTTCCTTGCTGCTGAGCAGCTTCTTCTCCAAGAACTCCCTTATATGTCTACCCACCCTGCCCCTCTCATTTGCCACATGACGGACGGCGAATATCAGGGCGATGACCCCACCCCCATCGTCCAGCGCATCATGGGTTTAGGGACAAACGACGGAAACGTGTTGGTCGAAAATATCTTTATTTCCGACAAAATCCTGAAAACCCCCGTTGATGACGCCTTCACATGGGCAGGCGTCACCAGTGAAGCCGACCTTGCCAGCGACTACGCCCGCGCCCTGTTGCGGATGAGTTCTCCTCTCCCCGATAGCTATCGCGGCGAGATGCAAGAGTTTGGCTACACCCTGAACAGCGCTGCCCCGATGATGTTTCCGGCGCAGACAAAAGACTTGATCCGTATGGCGTTCACCATGTCCGGCGCAACGCCGGTTGCCTGA
- a CDS encoding ABC transporter substrate-binding protein — translation MMNKKFTLVALAFVMVVMGALSAPTAQAQEKTKLRLMGWSGSEAENTSLNKVIADFNASQDKIEAVFEPVPDYETVLQNSLVSGDVPDVFYVPAQRFPDLVKSDALMPIGDKLENPEDFYPALVETFSDKGTFYCPPKDFSVLAIQINTEMFKAAGVEAPKTWDELRAAAEKLTTDTVAGIVYGPSFDRLGAFIYAAGGEVTNSDLTEMALNTDEAKSAFEFYSGLYLDGFARTPSDLGAGWGGEAFGKGLAAMALEGNWVVGFLADQYPDLKYETIELPAGPTGKQGSLAFTVCYGIGKKAKNPEASLTLLNYLVGAEGMKTWTDGTGVLPSRMSVAAEFVKTFPDREVYLKSAEFARGWRFVSGFSKVEDKANEQLALLFADQVTVEDAISDIEKVGNAVLKGE, via the coding sequence ATGATGAACAAGAAATTCACACTCGTCGCTTTGGCGTTCGTGATGGTAGTGATGGGGGCGTTGAGCGCTCCTACCGCGCAGGCGCAAGAAAAAACTAAACTGCGCCTCATGGGTTGGTCAGGGTCGGAGGCAGAGAATACCTCGCTCAATAAAGTCATTGCTGACTTCAACGCCAGCCAAGATAAGATTGAAGCCGTCTTTGAACCCGTTCCCGATTATGAAACTGTGCTGCAAAACTCGTTGGTCAGCGGCGATGTGCCGGATGTTTTCTATGTGCCGGCGCAGCGCTTCCCCGATCTGGTGAAATCCGATGCCCTGATGCCCATTGGCGATAAACTGGAAAACCCAGAAGATTTCTATCCAGCATTGGTAGAAACCTTTAGCGATAAGGGGACGTTCTACTGCCCGCCGAAGGACTTCTCTGTTTTGGCAATCCAAATCAACACCGAGATGTTCAAAGCCGCTGGCGTAGAAGCCCCCAAGACATGGGATGAACTTCGCGCCGCAGCCGAAAAACTAACCACCGACACGGTGGCAGGTATCGTGTACGGACCTTCCTTTGACCGTCTGGGCGCGTTCATCTACGCGGCGGGCGGCGAAGTGACGAACAGCGATCTAACCGAAATGGCGCTGAATACGGACGAAGCGAAATCTGCTTTTGAGTTCTACAGTGGGCTGTACCTTGATGGCTTTGCCCGCACGCCCTCTGACCTCGGCGCAGGCTGGGGTGGTGAGGCATTTGGCAAGGGTTTGGCAGCGATGGCGTTAGAAGGCAACTGGGTTGTCGGTTTCCTTGCTGATCAATACCCTGACCTGAAGTACGAGACGATTGAACTGCCGGCTGGTCCGACGGGCAAGCAAGGCTCGTTGGCGTTCACCGTGTGCTATGGGATTGGCAAGAAGGCGAAGAATCCTGAAGCCTCCCTCACGCTTTTGAACTACCTCGTTGGGGCAGAAGGCATGAAGACGTGGACGGATGGCACGGGCGTCCTGCCAAGCCGCATGAGCGTTGCCGCTGAATTCGTCAAGACCTTCCCAGATCGAGAGGTCTACCTCAAGAGCGCCGAGTTCGCACGCGGCTGGCGCTTTGTCTCTGGCTTTAGCAAGGTCGAGGACAAGGCGAACGAGCAGTTGGCGCTCCTGTTTGCCGACCAAGTGACGGTAGAGGATGCCATTAGCGACATTGAAAAAGTGGGGAATGCCGTCCTTAAGGGCGAATAA
- a CDS encoding LysM peptidoglycan-binding domain-containing protein has translation MRRGWIALALIIMAVCFVQPGVARADDGKYVVVAGDTLFRIAQKHSISVDLLAAANGIANTSHIYVGQVLVIPSGQTAPIPTGDTPAQPAPPTENGYYTVQRGDTLNKISKAFNVTLTALMNANGIVNANLISVGQRLAIPGASTTTPPATNPPAAPTTPQTFKLHVVKAGEGLGKIGQRYGVSWQSIAAANDLPNPNIIHVGMVLKIPPPDATGAPAPSNPAAPVSSGKLIFVKLSEQRVYFYQNGVLLKSVVVSTGLPATPTVTGDYRIYVKYRSQTMYGPGYYLPDVPYVMYFYLGYGLHGTYWHSNWGRPMSHGCVNMPTEEARWLYNWAEVGTSVRVRW, from the coding sequence ATGCGTCGGGGATGGATTGCTCTCGCTCTTATTATCATGGCAGTGTGCTTTGTTCAGCCAGGGGTTGCCCGCGCTGATGATGGGAAGTATGTCGTTGTTGCTGGCGATACGCTCTTTCGCATTGCCCAAAAACACAGCATCTCTGTTGATCTTCTGGCGGCTGCCAATGGCATTGCCAACACCTCCCATATTTACGTTGGGCAAGTTTTGGTGATTCCCAGTGGGCAGACAGCACCCATCCCCACTGGCGATACGCCAGCACAGCCCGCCCCCCCAACTGAAAACGGTTATTACACTGTCCAGCGGGGAGACACCCTAAACAAGATTTCAAAGGCATTTAATGTCACGCTCACTGCGCTGATGAACGCCAATGGGATCGTCAACGCAAACCTGATCAGTGTTGGGCAGCGCTTGGCAATCCCGGGCGCGTCAACGACGACGCCCCCCGCTACGAACCCTCCGGCTGCTCCGACCACACCGCAAACGTTCAAACTTCATGTGGTAAAGGCGGGCGAGGGCTTGGGAAAAATCGGGCAGCGTTATGGGGTCAGTTGGCAGAGCATTGCCGCCGCCAATGACCTCCCCAACCCGAATATCATCCATGTGGGAATGGTCTTAAAAATCCCCCCCCCGGATGCCACTGGAGCGCCGGCTCCCTCCAACCCCGCCGCGCCCGTCAGCAGCGGGAAACTCATTTTCGTCAAGCTGAGCGAACAGCGCGTTTATTTCTACCAAAATGGCGTCTTGCTCAAGAGCGTCGTTGTCAGTACGGGGCTGCCCGCCACACCGACTGTCACCGGGGATTACCGCATCTATGTGAAATACCGCTCGCAGACGATGTATGGACCGGGCTACTACCTCCCCGATGTTCCTTATGTGATGTATTTTTATCTTGGCTATGGGCTGCACGGCACGTACTGGCACTCCAACTGGGGTCGCCCGATGAGTCACGGCTGTGTGAACATGCCCACAGAGGAAGCACGTTGGCTTTACAACTGGGCTGAGGTCGGCACAAGTGTGCGGGTGCGCTGGTGA
- a CDS encoding DUF3536 domain-containing protein, which yields MPPRPNQYFCVHSHFYQPPRGNPITGDIGEEADAEKYRNWNVRITAESYRPNAEIGNFDRISFNVGESLLAWLKKRAPETYSRIIAADRPVNQKKRVGNAIASSYHDVLLPLRRRQDKHTELYWGKMAFRHHFGRDPQGIWLPEMAVDPDTLHVVDALGYKFTILAGGQVQGADDGAGPYWIDLGTQRRIATFVRHDELSNDLSFNISTVGGAGHWARHKLAGRRLSKGALTLVATNGETFGHHHLGEERFLHWLLKHEAPAIGYKITTLNEYMGIQPPIGYITVTPFSSWSDQFRITHWITGHEGWKASLLRALDHLAAEMFDVIREEVRPLNTDPLRLREEYIRVRLGEMTGTAFLAECAPGLSSDEEARYLDLLKAWVYMSKAYTGNAFYKNEFDAPPVRYAIGTAIHAMAILHGGTGVDLSAGFRNDLAPIRREGEGRDGTALYDAVYEEFFAPPEDVPVVAV from the coding sequence ATGCCGCCACGCCCGAATCAGTATTTTTGCGTACACAGTCATTTTTATCAGCCCCCACGAGGCAACCCGATCACTGGCGATATTGGGGAGGAAGCAGACGCCGAGAAATATCGCAACTGGAATGTGCGGATCACCGCCGAATCGTACCGCCCGAACGCAGAGATCGGGAACTTTGACCGGATCAGTTTCAACGTTGGCGAATCGCTTTTGGCGTGGTTGAAAAAACGCGCCCCTGAGACGTATAGCCGCATCATCGCCGCAGACCGCCCGGTGAATCAGAAGAAGCGTGTGGGGAATGCTATTGCCAGTTCCTACCATGATGTGCTGCTCCCCTTACGCCGCCGCCAAGACAAACACACCGAACTCTATTGGGGAAAAATGGCGTTTCGCCATCACTTCGGGCGCGACCCGCAGGGGATTTGGCTGCCGGAAATGGCGGTAGACCCAGACACCTTGCACGTTGTGGATGCGCTCGGTTATAAGTTCACCATCTTGGCGGGGGGGCAGGTTCAGGGTGCAGACGATGGGGCAGGTCCGTATTGGATTGACCTCGGTACCCAGCGGCGGATAGCGACCTTTGTTCGCCATGATGAGCTTTCCAACGATCTCTCGTTCAACATTTCGACGGTGGGCGGGGCGGGGCATTGGGCGCGGCACAAACTGGCAGGGCGGCGGCTGAGCAAGGGAGCGCTGACGCTGGTTGCCACGAACGGCGAAACATTTGGGCATCATCATTTGGGAGAGGAACGCTTTCTTCACTGGTTGTTGAAGCATGAAGCGCCCGCCATTGGCTACAAAATCACGACGCTGAATGAGTATATGGGGATTCAGCCGCCGATTGGATATATCACCGTGACGCCCTTTTCGTCGTGGAGCGATCAGTTCCGAATCACCCATTGGATCACGGGGCATGAGGGGTGGAAGGCATCGCTCCTGCGGGCGCTGGATCACCTTGCGGCGGAGATGTTCGATGTGATCCGCGAGGAAGTACGCCCTTTGAACACCGATCCACTGCGGCTGCGGGAGGAATACATCCGCGTGCGGTTGGGAGAGATGACGGGGACAGCGTTCCTTGCCGAATGTGCGCCCGGGTTGAGTAGTGATGAGGAAGCGCGTTACCTTGACCTATTGAAGGCATGGGTGTACATGAGCAAAGCGTATACAGGCAATGCATTCTACAAAAATGAGTTTGACGCGCCCCCCGTGCGCTATGCGATTGGCACGGCAATTCACGCGATGGCAATTTTGCACGGGGGGACCGGCGTAGACCTGAGCGCGGGCTTCCGCAACGATCTCGCCCCGATTCGCCGCGAGGGGGAGGGGCGTGATGGGACGGCGCTCTATGACGCTGTGTACGAGGAATTTTTCGCCCCGCCGGAGGATGTGCCAGTGGTGGCAGTTTAG
- a CDS encoding carbohydrate ABC transporter permease, with the protein MTTSTLTPTIVQSVPAGRAALLRTFRITLTYGFLILFALAMIMPFVYSVANSFKTLPDINANPNLLYPTQGVSTDGYQAIFREDFPRWALNSAIIAITVTLTHLILDSMAGYALARVKFPGRGIAFAALVGTMMVPGIVLLVPRYLIFSQLGLLNTYQGLILPSMTGAFGIFLMKQFFESIPADIEEAASIDGCGRFQMFFVIILPLAIPALTALAIFSFQGSWNDFSMPLITVVQKRELWTLQLGLALVRGSTGEVLLWDRLLAGAVITTLPMAVVFFLFQRFFMESATYTAVKG; encoded by the coding sequence ATGACCACCTCAACACTAACGCCGACCATTGTACAGAGCGTTCCCGCCGGACGCGCTGCCCTGCTGCGGACGTTCCGCATCACATTGACTTATGGCTTTTTGATCCTGTTTGCCCTCGCTATGATCATGCCCTTTGTCTATTCGGTGGCGAACTCGTTCAAGACCCTTCCCGACATCAACGCTAACCCGAACTTGCTCTATCCAACACAAGGCGTCAGCACCGACGGCTATCAGGCAATCTTCCGTGAGGATTTTCCCCGTTGGGCGCTGAACAGCGCGATCATTGCTATCACGGTGACGCTCACTCACCTGATCCTCGACAGTATGGCTGGTTATGCCTTAGCACGGGTGAAATTTCCCGGACGGGGAATCGCCTTCGCCGCCCTTGTGGGTACGATGATGGTGCCGGGCATTGTGCTGCTTGTCCCACGCTACCTCATCTTTTCCCAATTGGGGCTGCTGAACACCTATCAGGGCTTGATTTTACCGTCCATGACGGGTGCCTTTGGAATCTTCTTGATGAAGCAATTTTTCGAGAGCATTCCGGCGGATATTGAAGAAGCGGCGTCTATTGATGGCTGTGGGCGCTTTCAGATGTTCTTCGTGATCATCCTACCGCTGGCGATTCCGGCGCTTACGGCACTGGCGATCTTCAGTTTTCAGGGATCATGGAATGACTTTTCCATGCCGCTGATCACTGTCGTCCAAAAACGGGAATTGTGGACACTTCAACTTGGACTGGCGCTCGTGCGCGGGTCTACCGGCGAGGTGCTGCTGTGGGATCGGCTGCTTGCTGGCGCGGTGATCACCACCCTGCCTATGGCGGTGGTGTTCTTCTTGTTCCAGCGCTTCTTTATGGAAAGCGCCACCTACACCGCCGTGAAGGGCTAA
- a CDS encoding homoserine dehydrogenase gives MARYRLVLVGFGVVGQGFMRLLTKKMAHLAQTEDFQAQIVGVYTRRASLYAPQGLEMSLLLAAAESGSIAHYPDQPGVRRDLDALTMLSQADYDVLIEVTPTDFTTGEPALSHMRTALNGGKAAITVNKGPLALAYRELAALARDHRTFLGYEGTVMGGTPCIRLAEAGLAGSLITAIRGVLNATTNYILQRMEAGVNYAEALAEAQQLGYAETDPTADVEGYDAAGKITIFANLLLGGSLRPEQVERTGITGLSAADMVAARDAGERWKLIAAAWYDGGKVVASVKPVRLRLDDPLANVATNGVIYTTDTLGDVTLIGAGAGGEATGFAILTDLLAFHKMQSGRVS, from the coding sequence ATGGCTCGCTATCGGCTTGTCTTGGTTGGCTTTGGTGTCGTTGGGCAAGGGTTTATGCGCTTATTGACAAAAAAAATGGCGCACCTTGCCCAGACCGAAGATTTTCAGGCACAAATTGTCGGTGTTTATACGCGGCGGGCATCGCTCTATGCCCCACAAGGGTTAGAGATGTCCCTACTGCTCGCCGCAGCCGAGTCTGGCTCAATCGCCCATTATCCCGATCAGCCAGGAGTGCGGCGCGATCTTGACGCACTGACGATGCTCAGCCAAGCCGACTATGACGTTTTGATCGAAGTGACCCCAACGGACTTCACAACGGGCGAACCCGCACTCTCTCACATGCGAACGGCACTCAACGGGGGAAAAGCCGCCATCACGGTGAATAAAGGTCCACTTGCCCTTGCCTACCGCGAGTTAGCGGCGTTGGCGCGAGATCATCGAACATTTTTGGGCTACGAGGGTACCGTCATGGGCGGGACGCCCTGTATCCGTCTTGCCGAAGCGGGGTTAGCTGGCAGCCTGATTACAGCCATTCGCGGTGTTCTCAACGCAACGACAAATTACATCCTCCAACGGATGGAGGCGGGCGTAAACTATGCCGAGGCATTGGCAGAAGCACAGCAGCTTGGTTATGCCGAAACCGACCCCACCGCCGATGTGGAAGGCTACGACGCAGCGGGCAAAATCACCATTTTTGCGAATCTACTGCTTGGTGGGTCACTGCGCCCGGAACAGGTCGAACGAACGGGGATTACCGGGCTTAGCGCGGCGGATATGGTGGCGGCAAGAGATGCTGGCGAACGCTGGAAGTTGATTGCCGCTGCGTGGTACGATGGCGGTAAGGTCGTCGCCTCGGTTAAACCTGTTCGCTTACGCCTTGACGATCCGTTAGCGAACGTGGCAACGAACGGGGTGATCTACACAACGGACACGCTTGGCGATGTCACCCTGATTGGGGCAGGGGCAGGTGGCGAGGCAACCGGCTTCGCTATTTTGACGGATTTGTTGGCGTTTCATAAAATGCAATCAGGGCGGGTTTCGTAA